A single window of Granulibacter bethesdensis DNA harbors:
- a CDS encoding folylpolyglutamate synthase/dihydrofolate synthase family protein — MSKGRTEAVIERLHGLHPKMIDLSLGRLEALLEKLGHPERSLPPVVHVAGTNGKGSTCAFLRALAEAAGQRVHVYISPHLVQFNERIRLAGELVSEPVLVEALEEVERVNAGAPITVFEVITAVALLLFSRVPADLCVVEVGLGGRFDATNVVTPVVSAIASISIDHREYLGDDIRGIAAEKAGILKSGAPGVTGLQQPEVLEVLDREAAKQGVSLLARDRDWHIARHGNGLRYSDADGAVDLPLPALPGEHQLDNAGIAVAAMRAAAKTAIPLSWLAEGLARAEWPARMQRLTGLLAKDLPDGWELWLDGGHNPGAGVMLAGHLRGWKDRPAHVIVGMKQAKDAGQFLASVLPEADTVWAIAEPGQYLALPVEAIVRASGGKAIPGPTVREAMAAILKQAEAGSVPGRILICGSLYLAGEILKLDQGLA, encoded by the coding sequence ATGAGCAAAGGTCGCACCGAAGCGGTGATCGAGCGGCTGCACGGTTTGCACCCGAAGATGATCGACCTGTCGCTGGGTCGGCTTGAAGCCCTGCTGGAGAAGCTGGGTCATCCGGAGCGGTCGCTGCCGCCGGTCGTGCATGTCGCCGGGACCAATGGCAAAGGCAGCACCTGCGCTTTCCTCCGTGCACTGGCCGAGGCGGCGGGGCAGCGTGTGCATGTCTATATTTCTCCCCATCTCGTCCAGTTCAACGAGCGTATCCGTCTGGCCGGAGAACTTGTTTCCGAGCCGGTTCTGGTCGAGGCTCTGGAGGAGGTGGAGCGCGTCAATGCCGGGGCTCCAATCACCGTTTTCGAGGTCATCACGGCGGTCGCTCTGCTGTTGTTCAGCCGCGTTCCGGCGGATCTGTGTGTGGTGGAGGTCGGGCTTGGCGGCCGCTTCGATGCCACCAATGTCGTGACGCCGGTGGTCAGTGCAATTGCCTCGATTTCCATCGACCATCGTGAATATCTGGGCGACGACATCAGGGGCATTGCAGCGGAGAAAGCCGGGATTCTTAAATCCGGTGCCCCAGGCGTGACTGGCCTGCAACAGCCGGAAGTGCTGGAAGTGCTGGATCGGGAGGCTGCGAAACAGGGTGTTTCTCTGTTGGCCCGGGATCGTGACTGGCATATCGCGCGGCATGGGAACGGCTTGCGCTATAGTGATGCGGATGGCGCGGTTGATCTGCCGCTCCCCGCGCTGCCAGGTGAGCACCAGTTAGACAATGCCGGGATTGCCGTTGCGGCGATGCGGGCGGCGGCAAAAACCGCTATCCCGTTGTCATGGCTGGCGGAAGGGTTGGCACGGGCGGAATGGCCTGCGCGGATGCAGCGTCTGACCGGTCTGTTGGCAAAGGATTTACCGGATGGCTGGGAGTTATGGCTGGATGGCGGCCATAATCCGGGGGCGGGCGTGATGCTGGCGGGTCATCTGCGCGGCTGGAAAGATCGTCCGGCCCATGTCATTGTCGGTATGAAACAGGCGAAAGATGCCGGGCAGTTTCTGGCCTCGGTCCTGCCGGAGGCCGACACCGTCTGGGCCATTGCCGAGCCGGGTCAGTATCTGGCGCTGCCGGTGGAGGCAATTGTCCGCGCTTCGGGCGGCAAGGCGATTCCCGGTCCGACTGTGCGGGAGGCTATGGCCGCTATCCTGAAGCAGGCAGAGGCGGGTAGTGTCCCGGGCCGCATCCTGATTTGCGGCAGCCTGTATCTGGCGGGTGAAATCCTGAAGCTGGATCAGGGTCTGGCCTGA
- the trxA gene encoding thioredoxin TrxA: MSEHTKPVTDATFETDVLGASGPVLVDFWAEWCGPCRMIAPALEEVAAENTGKLTVAKVNIDENPDSPNRYGVTGIPTLILFKDGQPIAKQVGALPKSALKQWVSGNI, from the coding sequence ATGAGCGAGCATACGAAACCCGTCACGGATGCCACCTTCGAAACCGATGTGCTGGGTGCATCCGGGCCGGTGCTGGTGGATTTCTGGGCCGAGTGGTGCGGCCCGTGCCGTATGATCGCTCCGGCATTGGAAGAAGTCGCCGCAGAGAATACCGGCAAGTTGACAGTCGCCAAGGTGAATATCGACGAAAACCCGGACAGCCCCAATCGCTATGGCGTCACCGGCATTCCGACCCTGATTCTGTTCAAGGACGGTCAACCGATCGCCAAGCAGGTCGGCGCCCTGCCGAAAAGCGCGCTGAAGCAGTGGGTCAGCGGGAATATCTGA
- the accD gene encoding acetyl-CoA carboxylase, carboxyltransferase subunit beta, with amino-acid sequence MSWLTEYVRPKIRTLLGRRDVPDNLWVQCPACQQMIFARDLEKNQRVCTHCDHHMRGTALERLKWTLDEGYTRIELPKAPQDPLRFRDSKRYTDRLRDAREKTHLDDAIVVAHGTIEGQKAVVAAMAFEFMGGSMGAAVGEGIVAAAQLAVLQKAPFIIFTASGGARMQEAAISLMQMPRTTIATRMVKEAGLPFIVVLTDPTTGGVTASFAMLGDIQIAEPKALIGFAGARVIEDTTREKLPEGFQRAEFLLEHGIVDMVVRRADMRATLSRVIALLTEGVTLPKVESAASLTEAKQPARTADA; translated from the coding sequence ATGAGCTGGTTGACCGAATATGTGCGTCCGAAAATCCGCACCCTGCTGGGGCGCAGGGATGTGCCGGACAATCTCTGGGTACAGTGCCCTGCCTGTCAGCAGATGATCTTTGCCAGAGATCTGGAAAAGAATCAGCGCGTCTGCACCCATTGCGACCATCACATGCGCGGTACCGCGCTGGAGCGTCTGAAATGGACGCTGGATGAGGGTTATACACGGATCGAACTGCCGAAAGCGCCGCAGGATCCTCTGCGTTTCCGTGATTCCAAACGCTATACGGATCGTTTGCGTGATGCGCGGGAAAAGACGCATCTCGATGACGCCATCGTTGTGGCCCATGGCACGATTGAGGGTCAGAAAGCAGTCGTCGCGGCCATGGCGTTCGAGTTCATGGGTGGCTCCATGGGTGCGGCCGTCGGCGAGGGCATTGTGGCAGCCGCTCAGCTGGCGGTGTTGCAGAAAGCGCCGTTCATTATTTTCACCGCGTCAGGCGGCGCCCGTATGCAGGAAGCGGCAATCAGCCTGATGCAGATGCCCCGCACCACCATTGCCACGCGCATGGTGAAGGAAGCCGGGCTGCCGTTCATTGTCGTACTGACCGATCCCACCACCGGCGGTGTGACCGCCAGCTTTGCCATGCTCGGTGACATCCAGATTGCCGAGCCGAAAGCCTTGATCGGCTTCGCAGGTGCGCGCGTGATTGAGGATACGACCCGTGAAAAACTGCCGGAAGGCTTCCAGCGTGCTGAATTCCTGCTGGAACACGGGATCGTCGATATGGTGGTGCGCCGGGCGGATATGCGCGCGACCCTGTCGCGTGTGATCGCCTTGCTGACGGAGGGGGTGACCCTGCCAAAGGTGGAAAGCGCAGCCTCCCTCACAGAGGCGAAGCAGCCTGCCCGCACGGCGGATGCCTGA
- the addA gene encoding double-strand break repair helicase AddA — protein sequence MSAAFSPRDEAERNQRDASDPIVSAFVSASAGSGKTKLLTDRLLRLMLSGAHPGRIQCLTFTKAGAAEMAIRLRSRLGAWVTMSDAALDQALTALAVTPDDTARLRARALFAQVLDLPGGMRIETIHAFCQSLLRRFPLEAALSPHFKMIEPAEQEVTRQEAQETMLAATVDHASLSLLSGQISLQTFGMLSAGLHIEPDRLNRLAPSLAGLEAAQRRALGVPGHQGEEALLAAAVEWPAIGKIREAARDAFENGSNTVRERACQMLAWLSLSPAERQARWEEWASLFLTAKGEPSSPKTLFNENKANRGTSADTSRETLVDESHRIVSIRQTLHAIRLASLSAALTRLAIPVAEAYAKDKARRGLVDFSDLIGRTSALLREPGAAWVLYKLDGGIDHLLLDEVQDTAPEQWEIAGTLTAEFFAGLDDRAEQGKPRTVFAVGDPKQSIYSFQGADPHAFRHWRGIMAQRVRQVGYEWRDRPLTVSFRSTAPVLALTDAVFADPLARQGVIEPEENLRHLPDRAEDAGTVEIWEPVQTPETPTRPAWQPAEEYGTHTTAASLLAGRLADWIASQIGQTLQSENRPIHAGDYLILLRRRKPFAPLLERALKLKGVPVAGLDRLPLTSQPAVADLLALCDTLLLPDDDMALACLLTSPLGGLSDDSLMALALGRQDTLWDTLRKRRKERTAWDQAASFLEDMLGQVDYTTPHALLSAALVRHRGRARLFARLGAEAAEPIDELLNAAMRYAQLHPPSLQGFVHWLRRSAPEVKREMSSGSQAVRIMTVHGSKGLEAPIVILPDTVSTPRTENSILWTEDPETGLSVPLWKPNQDFQCDRFAILEAKEQTARQEEYNRLLYVALTRARDRVLVCGWLGKENRPPPDESWYAAIRRGMERLPDAETVGTDHGEVIRLTSPQQRAAQQARTDISTSVQAPPAWMGQAPDWQPAPRPAEPVRPEPLAPSRPDNTDLGPVPAADSPLIADRRARFRRGQVIHQLLQHLPLLPAKEREAAMKRFLLQTLPSEADHVAKQIGAILDHPRLAALFGADGRGEVPLTGVIGPADKPQVIGGIVDRLAVLPERILIADYKTNRRPPVSIPETPVLYLRQMAAYRAVLSSIYPDRDVLCALIWTETGRIDTLPSELLDPHAPGVAMPAFDQKT from the coding sequence ATGAGCGCCGCGTTTTCTCCCCGCGATGAAGCGGAACGCAATCAGCGCGATGCCTCCGACCCCATCGTTTCTGCTTTTGTCAGTGCCTCTGCCGGGTCGGGCAAAACCAAGCTGCTGACAGACCGGCTGCTGCGCCTGATGCTCTCCGGCGCCCATCCGGGGCGGATTCAGTGCCTCACCTTCACCAAGGCCGGGGCGGCGGAAATGGCGATCCGTCTGCGATCAAGACTGGGCGCATGGGTGACGATGAGCGATGCGGCGCTGGATCAGGCGCTGACTGCGCTGGCCGTCACGCCGGACGATACAGCCAGGCTGAGGGCGCGCGCCCTGTTTGCGCAGGTGCTGGATCTGCCCGGCGGCATGCGGATCGAGACGATCCATGCTTTCTGCCAGTCTCTGCTGCGGCGCTTTCCGCTGGAAGCCGCACTGAGTCCTCATTTCAAGATGATCGAGCCGGCTGAGCAGGAAGTCACCCGTCAGGAAGCTCAGGAGACGATGCTGGCAGCGACGGTGGATCATGCCTCCCTGTCCCTGCTCTCCGGCCAGATCAGCCTTCAGACATTCGGCATGCTCTCCGCCGGATTGCATATCGAACCGGACCGCCTGAACCGGCTGGCCCCATCTCTGGCGGGATTGGAAGCCGCCCAACGCCGGGCGCTGGGCGTGCCGGGCCATCAGGGGGAAGAAGCCTTGCTGGCCGCCGCCGTCGAGTGGCCCGCCATCGGCAAAATCCGTGAGGCAGCGCGGGATGCGTTCGAAAACGGATCGAACACCGTGCGGGAAAGGGCATGCCAGATGCTCGCGTGGCTGTCCCTGTCGCCTGCCGAACGTCAGGCACGCTGGGAAGAATGGGCCAGCCTGTTCCTGACCGCCAAAGGGGAACCGTCCAGCCCGAAAACCCTGTTCAACGAAAACAAGGCCAATCGGGGCACCAGCGCCGATACCTCCCGGGAGACTCTGGTTGATGAGTCGCACCGGATCGTCTCAATCCGTCAGACCTTGCATGCGATCAGGCTTGCCTCCCTCTCCGCTGCCCTGACCCGGCTGGCGATCCCGGTGGCCGAAGCCTACGCAAAGGACAAGGCACGGCGCGGGCTGGTTGATTTCTCCGATCTGATCGGGCGCACCAGCGCGTTGCTGAGAGAACCCGGCGCTGCCTGGGTGCTGTACAAGCTGGATGGCGGCATCGACCATCTGCTGCTGGATGAAGTGCAGGATACCGCTCCGGAACAGTGGGAGATTGCCGGAACCCTGACGGCGGAGTTTTTTGCCGGCCTTGATGATCGCGCCGAACAGGGGAAACCCCGGACTGTCTTTGCTGTGGGCGATCCGAAACAGTCGATCTACTCGTTTCAGGGGGCCGACCCGCATGCTTTCCGGCACTGGCGCGGCATCATGGCGCAACGTGTGCGGCAGGTTGGGTACGAATGGCGCGACCGGCCCCTGACGGTTTCCTTCCGCTCCACCGCCCCGGTGCTGGCCCTGACCGATGCGGTATTCGCCGATCCGCTGGCCCGTCAGGGCGTCATCGAACCAGAAGAAAACCTGCGCCACCTGCCTGACCGCGCCGAGGATGCAGGCACAGTAGAAATCTGGGAGCCAGTGCAGACCCCGGAAACCCCAACCCGCCCCGCATGGCAGCCTGCCGAGGAATACGGCACCCATACCACCGCCGCCAGTCTGCTGGCGGGACGGCTCGCGGACTGGATCGCCAGCCAGATCGGCCAGACCCTGCAGAGTGAAAACCGTCCGATCCATGCGGGAGATTATCTGATCCTGCTGCGCCGGCGCAAACCTTTCGCCCCTCTGCTGGAACGGGCACTGAAGCTGAAGGGCGTGCCGGTGGCGGGGCTGGACCGGCTGCCCCTGACCAGCCAGCCTGCCGTGGCCGATCTGCTGGCCCTGTGCGACACGCTGCTGCTGCCTGATGACGATATGGCGCTGGCCTGTCTGCTCACCAGCCCGCTGGGTGGCCTGAGCGACGACTCGCTGATGGCACTGGCGCTGGGCCGCCAGGACACATTGTGGGATACGCTGAGAAAACGCCGGAAAGAACGCACGGCGTGGGATCAGGCCGCCAGTTTTCTCGAAGACATGCTTGGGCAGGTGGATTACACCACGCCCCATGCCCTGCTCAGTGCAGCACTGGTCCGGCATCGCGGGCGGGCGCGCCTGTTCGCGCGTCTGGGCGCAGAAGCGGCCGAGCCGATCGACGAGCTGCTGAACGCCGCGATGCGCTATGCGCAGCTTCATCCACCCTCATTACAGGGCTTCGTCCACTGGCTGCGCCGCTCCGCGCCGGAGGTCAAACGCGAAATGTCATCAGGCAGCCAGGCCGTCCGTATCATGACGGTGCATGGCTCCAAGGGCCTGGAAGCCCCCATCGTCATCCTGCCTGATACTGTCTCCACCCCTCGTACGGAGAACAGCATTCTCTGGACGGAGGACCCGGAAACCGGCCTGTCGGTGCCGCTGTGGAAGCCCAATCAGGATTTCCAGTGCGACCGCTTCGCCATACTGGAGGCAAAGGAACAGACCGCACGACAGGAGGAATACAATCGACTTCTCTACGTCGCGCTGACCCGTGCCAGAGACCGGGTGCTGGTGTGCGGCTGGCTGGGGAAGGAGAACAGGCCGCCCCCGGATGAAAGCTGGTACGCCGCCATCCGGCGCGGGATGGAACGCCTGCCGGACGCCGAAACCGTCGGGACAGATCATGGCGAGGTAATCCGCCTGACCTCCCCGCAACAGCGTGCCGCACAGCAGGCACGCACCGACATCTCTACCTCCGTTCAAGCCCCACCCGCATGGATGGGGCAGGCTCCTGACTGGCAGCCTGCCCCCCGTCCTGCGGAGCCTGTGCGCCCCGAGCCGCTCGCACCAAGCCGCCCCGACAATACCGATCTCGGCCCCGTACCGGCCGCCGACTCACCGCTGATCGCCGACCGACGCGCGCGATTCCGGCGCGGACAGGTGATTCATCAACTGCTGCAACATCTGCCGCTGTTGCCTGCCAAGGAACGTGAGGCCGCCATGAAGCGGTTCCTCTTACAGACCCTGCCTTCGGAAGCCGATCATGTGGCAAAGCAGATCGGCGCTATTCTCGATCATCCCCGCCTTGCAGCATTGTTCGGCGCTGACGGGCGGGGTGAAGTGCCGCTGACGGGGGTGATCGGCCCGGCTGACAAACCACAGGTGATTGGTGGCATCGTGGACCGGCTGGCCGTGTTGCCGGAGCGTATCCTGATCGCGGATTACAAGACGAACCGGCGCCCCCCTGTGAGCATCCCAGAGACACCGGTGCTGTATCTGCGGCAGATGGCAGCCTACCGGGCGGTACTGTCTTCAATCTATCCAGACAGGGATGTTCTATGCGCATTGATATGGACGGAAACCGGTCGGATCGACACACTGCCATCAGAGTTGCTGGACCCGCATGCACCCGGCGTCGCTATGCCTGCGTTTGATCAAAAGACTTGA
- the addB gene encoding double-strand break repair protein AddB — MRITSIPPDWPFLDTVAAAWLGEGEQRPLDTADGIILLPTRRAARALADAFLRISNGRPLLLPRITALGALDETPLALHGALDLPPAVDMPRRLAELTRLILALPDPALSADSAWMLARELAKLLDEAARAGIDLATVLPDAVDPSFAAHWQTTLTFLQIVTRAWPDWLTEEGLTDPAERHAALLRIQATHWQDHPPATRLWAAGISGAAPAEAMLLKTIARLKQGMVILPGLDMTMAEEAWSMLEASHPQAGMRDLLAMMDARRDDVVPWGLTPQPSRSANRSRLLHQALLPAEALMLWRETTPPSSESLFRLEAEDEQQEAVAIALILRDVLETPGRRAALITPDRGLAVRVSTELARFGVIADDSAGEPLAETPPALFLRLLAEAVRSGFSPVSLLSLLKHPMTALGMDRLMTLHAARGLEQHALRGPRPPPGLSGLRAVFETGETEAAALIDRLEQALHPLTDLVAQERLAPHAYLRALLSAGEAVAASDTQSGAERLWALEEGEALAILLAETLPALTVLPPQPPDTLPGLFDAVMEGIAVRSRRALRRFGENGAEHPRLFIWGLLEAQLQHVDVAVLGGLSEGVWPPATDPGPWMSRPMRRRVGLPSAEQIIGQAAHDFVQAACSASMAILSCPARREGAPVVTARWLARIDALLKGHGKHLPTHPATAWARILDQPERPTPVRPPRPCPPRRSRPRSLSVTEIGRWLTDPYRLYAERILKLKPLDPLEQDTDAADFGMIVHDGMQCFLEDAARQWPGDLLAALRTAFRVALDRHNPRPALRSWWLPRLDRIAAWVATQEQRETKIHTETSGVWHLPAFPGGPFTLKGRADRIEIRQDGSIRLLDYKTGTVPSAPAILSGEAPQLPLEAAMMKAGAFPDVPAHYPSELVYWRLSGGRVAGEEIILGRKAPATWAEEQAQLAAEKLRDLVMRYDDPDFPYLAQPFAPGHGPMDAYAHLARVPEWAEGDDS, encoded by the coding sequence ATGCGCATCACCTCGATCCCGCCGGACTGGCCGTTTCTCGACACTGTCGCGGCTGCCTGGCTGGGTGAGGGTGAGCAGAGGCCGCTTGATACGGCTGATGGCATCATCCTGCTGCCGACACGGCGTGCTGCCCGGGCGCTGGCCGATGCGTTTCTGCGTATCTCCAACGGTCGCCCGTTGCTATTGCCACGTATCACGGCCCTCGGCGCGCTTGACGAAACACCGCTGGCCCTGCATGGCGCATTGGATTTGCCGCCCGCCGTGGACATGCCCCGCCGTCTGGCGGAGCTGACACGGCTGATTCTGGCATTACCAGACCCGGCCCTGTCGGCGGATAGTGCATGGATGCTGGCCAGAGAACTGGCCAAACTCCTGGATGAAGCTGCCCGTGCCGGGATTGATCTGGCAACCGTCCTGCCTGATGCCGTCGATCCATCCTTCGCAGCGCACTGGCAGACGACACTGACCTTTCTTCAGATCGTCACCCGTGCCTGGCCGGACTGGCTGACGGAGGAAGGGCTGACCGATCCGGCGGAACGGCACGCCGCCCTGCTGCGGATTCAGGCGACGCACTGGCAGGATCATCCGCCTGCGACACGTCTCTGGGCGGCGGGGATTTCCGGCGCGGCTCCGGCCGAGGCGATGCTGCTGAAAACCATCGCCAGACTGAAGCAGGGCATGGTGATTCTGCCCGGACTCGACATGACCATGGCGGAGGAAGCATGGAGCATGCTGGAGGCCTCTCACCCACAGGCAGGTATGCGCGACCTGCTGGCCATGATGGATGCAAGGCGGGATGATGTAGTACCATGGGGATTGACACCCCAGCCTTCCCGCTCTGCTAACCGCTCCCGTCTGCTGCATCAGGCGCTGCTTCCTGCCGAAGCCCTGATGCTCTGGCGCGAAACCACTCCGCCTTCCTCCGAATCCTTGTTCCGTCTGGAAGCTGAGGATGAACAGCAGGAGGCCGTCGCCATCGCGCTGATCCTGCGGGATGTGCTGGAGACACCGGGACGGCGGGCCGCGCTGATCACGCCGGATCGCGGGCTGGCGGTGAGAGTGTCAACCGAGTTGGCCCGTTTCGGCGTCATCGCCGATGACAGCGCTGGCGAACCGCTTGCCGAAACACCCCCTGCCCTCTTCCTGCGCCTGCTGGCGGAAGCGGTGCGGAGCGGTTTCTCTCCGGTCTCGTTGCTATCCCTGCTGAAGCATCCCATGACAGCGCTGGGCATGGACCGTCTGATGACGCTGCATGCGGCCCGCGGGCTGGAGCAGCACGCCCTGCGCGGCCCGCGTCCTCCGCCGGGCCTGTCCGGGCTGCGTGCGGTCTTCGAAACCGGAGAAACGGAAGCCGCCGCTCTGATCGACCGGCTGGAACAGGCGCTGCATCCCCTGACCGACCTCGTGGCACAGGAAAGGCTTGCGCCCCATGCCTACCTGCGCGCCTTGCTGAGCGCCGGAGAAGCCGTGGCCGCCAGCGATACTCAATCCGGCGCCGAGCGTTTGTGGGCATTGGAGGAAGGGGAGGCGCTGGCCATACTGCTGGCGGAGACGCTGCCCGCCCTGACGGTGCTGCCGCCGCAACCGCCCGATACGCTGCCGGGCCTGTTTGACGCAGTCATGGAAGGCATCGCCGTCCGCAGCCGCCGTGCCCTGCGCCGCTTCGGCGAGAACGGTGCGGAACATCCGCGGCTGTTTATCTGGGGCCTGCTGGAAGCACAGCTTCAGCATGTGGATGTCGCCGTGCTGGGCGGTCTGAGCGAGGGGGTATGGCCCCCCGCCACGGATCCCGGCCCATGGATGAGCCGCCCGATGCGCCGTCGGGTCGGGCTGCCGAGCGCCGAGCAGATCATCGGTCAGGCAGCTCATGATTTCGTGCAGGCGGCATGCAGCGCCTCCATGGCGATCCTGTCCTGCCCCGCCCGGCGGGAAGGGGCGCCTGTCGTCACAGCACGCTGGCTGGCACGGATCGACGCGCTGCTGAAGGGACATGGGAAACATCTGCCGACCCACCCCGCCACCGCCTGGGCCAGAATTCTGGATCAACCGGAACGGCCCACCCCGGTCAGGCCGCCTCGCCCCTGCCCGCCCCGCAGATCACGTCCTCGCAGCCTGAGTGTGACGGAAATAGGGCGCTGGCTGACCGACCCTTATCGACTTTATGCGGAGCGTATCCTGAAGCTGAAACCGCTTGATCCGCTGGAACAGGATACTGATGCCGCCGATTTCGGCATGATCGTGCATGATGGCATGCAGTGTTTTCTGGAAGATGCCGCCCGGCAATGGCCCGGTGACCTGCTGGCCGCCCTGCGCACGGCATTCCGGGTCGCGCTGGACCGCCACAATCCTCGTCCGGCCCTGCGAAGCTGGTGGCTGCCGCGTCTCGACCGGATCGCCGCCTGGGTGGCAACCCAGGAGCAGCGAGAGACGAAAATCCATACCGAAACCTCAGGCGTTTGGCATTTGCCGGCTTTCCCGGGCGGCCCCTTCACGCTGAAAGGCCGGGCCGACCGGATCGAGATCAGGCAGGATGGCAGTATCCGTCTGCTCGATTACAAAACCGGCACGGTTCCCTCTGCCCCGGCGATCCTGAGCGGCGAGGCTCCACAACTGCCGCTGGAAGCCGCGATGATGAAGGCAGGGGCCTTCCCTGATGTACCGGCGCACTATCCGTCCGAACTGGTGTACTGGCGGCTCAGTGGCGGCCGTGTCGCCGGCGAGGAAATCATTCTCGGCAGGAAAGCCCCCGCCACATGGGCCGAGGAACAGGCGCAACTGGCGGCCGAGAAGCTGCGCGATCTGGTCATGCGCTATGACGATCCGGATTTTCCCTATCTGGCACAACCTTTTGCCCCCGGCCATGGGCCAATGGATGCCTATGCGCATCTGGCCCGTGTGCCGGAATGGGCGGAGGGTGACGACTCATGA